CTTTCATGAACCTGTAACCCACTCTTCCCCATCTCTCTCTGATCTTTCATTTTATCATACTGCTCTAAAATCTGGGCCTCCTCAAGGATAAAGCCCAACTAATTTACAAAAAGCACGGCCACTTGATACTAGTACCAAATCAGCccaaatttttgttttacttCGCGGGCTGTGTCGTTCTCAACCCTGGAAAGATAGGAAGCAATCAAAACATTTTgctgaatttaattttgtggtGTTAACTGCAGGCCGGCTCCAAGAATCCCTGAGACTGTCATGTCTGAGAGAACCACCAGGCAAGTGATCCTGGCATTGCACAGCAGGCTAACCTGGTTCGTGCACAGGCTCTACGACATTGCTTGTGGAAAGGACATCAAAATGTTCATCTTGGTGAGTGACTGCTACTGCATACATATTAAGATTGACAATTCCTATATTATGCGCCCAATTAATTTATCTGCTTGTGTGCATGTTACAGACGGTGCTCTCCCTGTACATAGCGTCACTGATAGCAAGCTGCTTCAGCTCCCTGACTCTACTGTACCTAGGTAACTGATGAACATTTCTTCAGAAATCCTCCATTTCTGATGATCTCTTGGTGCGCCAGATTATATCAGCTCATGACGATCTTCTGATCATCCTTCGGTTTGCAGTTGCACTAGGCACCATGACGCTGCCAGCGCTGTACGAGAATTACGAGAACGAGGTCGACCACCTGGTCTCCACGGCCGTGCACGATCTCAAGAGCCACGTCGGCGAGATGGATTCAGGCGTTCTGAGGAAGATCCCAAGAGGCAGAGGAGCCACTGCAAATTGAGCTGATCAGTAACTAATCAATCGAGACCGAGACTCAATTTAAGACAGCATCCACGACGACTACCTTAATACATTACAAGCATTTGATGATATGTACATATAACGCTCCTTAAAACCGGATTAAGAACCCGATCCGTGCTTGTATATCTGAAGGGGAAGACTGATCCAAAGCTGGTCTTCCACTGTTCATGTAAAACACACACAGCTTTCGTTTCCGGTTCTTTTCACTTTCTCGATAGCCTTAATCGTGTCTGATATGATGAGAATTGAGATGATCGCCATGGGAGGATAGATCGACCGAGATGAGAGGTCGGCCGCATTGCATTGACCGACTGCGAAACACCATGGGCTCCACCATTAATGGCGACGCCGGACAGGACAGAGAGACACACACCTATCTGAAGATTATATTCCGTCTGCCTGAGGTAATGACCAAACAGCCATCATCTTGCCTTGGACGATCATCTATCTATCTCTCTCATACTTCCCTCTAGCTAGGGATTAGCTAGTGTACCATATGCCTGGTTACCTACTACTACCTACTCAATTCGTCCTTAAAACCATCTCCATATATATGTGGATCGATCCAAGAAGAACAAGATGCAAAACACATCGTCACAAAACCGTGACATAGGCCTCACATGATGATTGAGAGGACGGACCATGTGTGTTTCTTTATGACGAGCTCACCCGTCTGCCTATCAACCAGTACCAGATATGGTTGGCTACAGTATATATACAGCCAAATATATTGGGGTGACGCTCTCGCGACAGAAGAAACTGGTGGATCGTCAGCAGTTTCGGCAAGGATTAGATCAACCAAACCATATGCGTAGTACTCCACTCTACTAGCAATTAAGGCCAGGTATatctgtgtgtgtatatatatatatatatcatgcagTATGCTAGAGTGCGTGATCAACatgtttgtaaacaaaaaattaatgaataaaatttttataagacCTTTTACGGTGTTTGCATTCCTAAAATGGTAAAAATCTGACGGTCCACGATTGAAAGGTACCTCATAAATAGGTATTAGAGGTATAAAGGTAGCAAGTGTAAAAAGGTAATTGATTATAGGGGCAATTATATCCAACAAATTAAGGAGTTATCGGAAGATACGGTGTAAATGGATTTGAAGGTAGCATGAGGTACCGCAGTTTTAGAAGGTCACTAAAATATGAATTACGTGGTGGAAACTCTGTAGTCCCAGACCACTTCCTTCGGGTCCTCTTCGTCCACCACCCCTCACTCCGTCAGCTCATTGACCTCCGGTCATGCCCGTGTGTCGCGCGAGACATCATCGGGTAATCACAGAtcgaaagaagaaaaaaataagaagattTACGTACCCAACTAGCAACAAAGTAGTTTCAAAGatgaaaatttatgaaataaaactATACCGCTGTCACAAATCGATATTGACAAACACATGCAGTCTCAAACTACTTCCTTCggctcctcttcctccgccgTCCCTACCTCCGGCCCAAACTCCGCCGGCGCCCCTAACTCCGACCACGCGTCTGTGCTAGCCCTTGCTTGTCTTGACCTTCCGACTTACTTGTATGAGAACTAAGAACACGTAAACCCTACCTATGAACTAAAAGTAACTCTATAAAACAATACAACGCAACAAGGTAATACCTCTCCATACCTTTTTATATGTATGGAAGACACTTATACCCTTCAAATACTACCGTATTTCTATTAATGTCACCtattacaattttttcttttcataccTTGCCCCTCGCAGATCAACAGCTCATGTCGTCCCACCTCTCTGTACCTCCTTCTACCTCGCAAACATTGTAAAATCtctcaatttttatatacgtattgtTAGccatctaaaagtcaagattaGGAAATAAGCTTCGGTGAAAATTtacctcaaaattaatttcaaatttcaaattctattttataaagataagcataagcgaaaagaggAACACTTTATACGTTGCGTGGTCCAGCTGAAAGCCTGAAACTGCAGGAAGCAGGATTAGGTAGGCTGATCGCACGATGGTCTGTCAGAATTTAGATGAGAGGTAGGTCGCCGAAACCGGCGGCGAATGCACATACACGTAGATGAGTGGGTGATAATGACCATTGATCAATACAAGCTGATCCAGTAGTCCAGCTTGATGTCACTGGAACGAATCCGACAGCAGCAGCTACTGATCATACTCATACATGGCGCAGGCACACAGGATGTGTCTATGTGTCTTTGCTTTTTCTCCGACATATGGAGCCAGGGAGGCTTGGCTTTTGTCGTGCAAGTGCAAGCAGCCAGCAGGTATTATCGCCGATGGGGGTCAGGCAGTCAAAAGAGAAGGTCCGTGCAATGCAATGGATTGGCACGTACCCGCAGCCAGATTGAGATCCTCTAACTTCAAATACATGGTACATTTGTCATTAACACATAAGTTTAGGGTTTGTTGTGCCGATATGACAATTACgtcattttaaatatgataaagTATATGACCTTAACAATAAGGGTTAGTATTTATATCACCAATAGAATTACTTCTAAGATACAGGTACGGGTGGGCATGATTGATGGGTACAAAGGTGACGATTGGGTGAATGACTGCTGctggggaggggaggaaaacCATGCAGTGGCCGCATATCTGGGCTTTTGGGAGGCACGCTTGCCTGGCTTTGGCCTTGCAGTGCACTGCACCACTGCTCTCTCTGCCTGCCATGTCGATTGTCGAGTAGGAGAGCAAGGGCACGGAGACGGACCTGCGCCGGCCGCCTGCGTGTACTCAACTCGATGGACGGTGGTAGTCATGAAGGCCATCACGACCCTCGATCGGGCATTGCTACGAGAGGCCGAGAATGGATACGGAAGCAGCGTCCAAAACTTTGCACGCTGCATCTGATGCAGCGGAAGAACCACCCGATATGATTCACGCATGATCGATCTGGGATGAATTGTTCACAACTCACGAGGCGATCGGTTTCatgggagggggaggaggaggaggaggaggccaggCCGCGTGGGTGGGCGCAGAGACCCCTCCCACGTGCCAAGTGTGCCATTGCGCGCCTGCAGCCAGCTTGGATTGCGCACCGTCCGTCCGGagcagcgccaccgccggcgcgacgcgctcctcctcctagATTCCCCGGATCCAACCAACGCCCCTGCTCGTGCAGTTGCTGTAAACAACTCGCGCGCTTGTAGGAATCGGTACCAGAGTTTGCAAAGACGACGGGGGtattggtttttcttttttcgtgaacaaaaactaaacatattttttataataaaaataatttataaataaaatatttatatgtgtattcttagctatctaaaaacaagcttaaatttaaaaattcaaaacttggCTAATatgcataagcataagaaaagaTGTGGGTGGACGATAGGTGATCGGTTTTAGTGGTTTTTTGACATGGCTCACACCCATCCATTTAtcttacttatgcttataagataaaatgttaaattttcaatattaaattgaaAGTTGATTCGtagttttttaatcaaagtttaattttcggtcttagcttttagatcgctaagaatacatatataaaaattttattcacatgttatttttatttacaaatagccatttggtttttttcataaaaaagccaaacaattatCCCCTTGGAATCCATTCCTAGTTCAAACtgtaaaaatgtaaatttgatcaaaattcaTGTTTGATCTATCGAAAAGCGGTCGAAAATTATCAAAAACCGTGATACCGACACAGCTGAACATCACACATTCACTGATTCACACACCACCAGTACATGCCATGCCCATCGAAAAAGATTTCTGGAACGAGAACTGAGAAGGGGGGAGGAATGGCAAGTGGAGAGATTGATTAACGGACAATGGATCTCCCTCTGAATTGAATAATGAATATATCCTTCTAGAGAAACAGTACAATGATAGCCGTAAAGTGGTGCTCAACCATGGCAAACTCTAGAAGGATTACGCATGGGCAGAGCCGTGCTCCGGCTTGGCCACCGAAGAGATGCACAGAATCATACAAACAAGGATGCTTAAACTATATAGCAGACAAGCCGTAAAGGCACGGGCGAGATGAATGATCATCCCATCGATCATATCTTTTAGCTGGCGTGGctccaaaagaaagaaaaataaaaaagaagagaaagtgCAATCGATTAGGACCATCGCTTGGAGATCTCAAAGCGGCAATGGGGGATCTCGCTACCGAAGAAAGAATATGATCCCCCCGGGGCAAATCACACCATTTACCAACGCATAATTATGTGCTAAAACAACAGGCCAGGTTGCAACCTATCCTTGTGGCGTCTCAGCAGATTCTCTATCATGGTCTCATACCAAATTATATGCGCGGCTGCAGTGGATGTGAAAGATCAGCAAAGAACTGAATCGGTTGATCGATCCATCACGATGGCAAAACAGAGTACTGTATCATAAAAATCAGGATTGCTTCTACAGACTATAAAAACAAGGTAAAAAAAGGCAATGTATTAGCGGCTTAGTGTATATGATCATTTAACAACCCGGTAATTTTTAGGTCTAGACTAGAGGCTGCTTCAGTCGATACAAACGCAGAATCTTCCGTTTCCGATCCCACCCACAATTCAACAGAACAATATAACAATAAAACTGGATAGATGTTCATGCTGTCTAGATGTGCAAACGTGCAGTCTAAAGAAAGCGATATACATGattgaaaagaaacaactcaccTGGACCTGTGAGCCACAAAGTTTCGATTCAAAAGCAACTGGACCAAAGGAAAAACACACACGGAAACAGGATGACCCGGTTGCAGGAAGATTCAAGTCAATGTATTAAACCACAAGAAACATATCAACATCAATAACAAAATACAAGGACAGGAccgatgtatatatatgatattttaactCAAATGAAGTTTCTACAAGCAAAGTAATGACATTGTTTCCTGACAATTCAACCTCAATAATAACTTCCAGGTTCAAATATACAGAGGGCTACACAAATGATGAGTTCTTGATTCAGAATTTTTACCAAGTTCTTTAGacactatatatttatttaaagaaaaaaagaagacggCAATTGGAATTGGAAGCCACTCTCTGCCACTAGCTCCAGCATTGGCGATTGGCATCTCCAGGACCAATCACAAACACCCTCAGTTTCACCAACACAAGAACCACCATCCCATTTCATCTTATTTTGATCCCAAATGCACAGCTGCCTAATAACATCCACCCACTGCTTGCCAACTGACTCATGTAACATGTAATAACAATAGTGATAAGTAACGACAGGATAACTACACTTCTAGGATTCTCAACATACCAGAGTTCACCAATCCTTGAGCTATGAAGCCCGGGCCTGTTTCAAGTCAGCCTGCCCAGCATCAGGAGAGCCCATGGGCTGATATTGTGGTGGCAACGTTGGCGGTGGTGCTGCCTGTGAGTAGAAGACCTGTGCCCGTGTAGGATCACCGTACTCATATCCAAAATTGCCTGCCATAGTCGCTGCAGGCTGAGGCGCTGGATGATGGTGGGATTGAATAACATGGTGGTAGCCCATCCCGGCATATGCAGGAGCAGCGTTAGACGCTGGTACAGGGGCAGGGGCAGCGGTAGTCCGGTACAACCCAGGTTGCTGCAGTTCAGGCTGCTTTACACCCATCTGAGGAATCGGTACAGTTGGTTTTGGCGTAGTGTCAACAAGGGTGGGAGGCGGCACTGCAGTGGCACCGGGAGGCATGCTATATGCCTGAGGCGCATTAGGGCGCATAGGAATGTAATACATGCCAGTATTTGGATCGAAAGCAGCTGATTGTTGTGGCTGTGGCACGGGCTGCGGTATGGGTGGTTGCGGTGCTTGCTGAGGAACAGGATGGTGATAATAGGATTGGATTGGGATGAACGTTCCAGTGGCTGGATTGTGAATGAAATGCTGATTTTGCGGCGTGACATATTGCTGTGGAACTggctgttgttgctgctgtggtgggtgctgctgctgtggaggaggcggcgcatgCATCTGGGCATACACATACCCAGCTGGGGGTTGTGGGGCAGCTGCggccacagcagcagcagcggcagcagcatctTGGGTTGGCACAGGCACACGATAGCTGGCAGCATCGGTTCCAACCGGCATCTCACGCTTCAATTCAGCAGGAGGCGATCTATCGTTGTAATACATGGCTCTGAAACATTTGATCGAACACATAGCTGGCGTAAGGTTTCTTTCCAATTCCACAGAGTAATCCAACCAAATTAAGAACTGAATAATTTTTGCTTACCTGTTGGTGGGGTCGGCGACAGGTGGAACCTCCTGTTTGGGTGGCTGCGGCTTCCGAGCTCCACCACCGTGATCGGACTTGTCATCGTCAGAGAACACTCGGCTGGATGCGTCCGACGGCGAGATGCTGGGGACTGCCATGTTGGGGATCGGTACCTGTGGCGGCGGTTGCATGTACGCCCCCACAGGTGGAACTGGATGATCGGAGATCCCCATCTGGGCGAAGTGATCCTCTACGGGGATAGGTGCGGCGACTCGGCTATCCGGCGGCCGGTCCTCGGGCCGCACCCGTATCGGCGGTAGATTCGACAGCGACGGCGCAGACGACGTCGATCCGAACGAGGAGTTCTTGTCAATCATCGGCGAGTCCGGCACGGACTGCACATCGTGCGGGTGCCTCGCCGcagccacggccgccgccgccgcgagcttCTGCTGGTTGGCGCGCTGCTCCTCCGCGGGGGCAGAGTTAGGCGGGCCGCCGCGGGAGTGCGTGGAGGAGTCGTCCTCGAGGCCGAGGAGGCAGTTGACTGAGGCGGAGTCAGTGGAGATCCCGCGCGGGATGCCATCGAGAGAGCCGGAGATGGCGCTGTTGAGGGCGTCGACAAACCAGGACTCGGACTTGGAGGAGTCGTCGAGGAGGGAgccgagggaggaggaggactcCGGCTTGGccgggaagaggaagaggcggATCCGGGACGTGCGggaggagccgccgccggaggaggtAGCAGCGATGCGGTCGTACTCATCAACCAGGTTGTCGAGGTCCTCGTCGGTGGAGACCGAGATGAGCGAGTCGAGGTCCTCGTTGGGGAGCTGGTACTTGAGGGTGAACGGCTGTCCGGCGAGGAGCGAGCGCGAGAGCCGCGCGTGGACATCCGCCAGCGTGGCGTTCCGCTCGACGGCCACGATCCGGGTCTCCCCGCCCAGGTAGCACAGCGACTTGTCCGTGGGGCGCGGCACGATTCGGCCGCCGAAGCTGCACATGAGGCGCAGCCGCCctgccccggccgccgcggccgccgccgcggccgaggACGGGAACTCGTCCCACGaatcgccgccgcggctgcggGGGGACGACTCGGTGGACTCCGGGTAGCCGGGCCCCACCGCGCCGCCAACTCCGGCCGGCGGCACCGAGTCCATGAGAGAAATTGGCGCTGGGGGGGTTTTTGGGTGGGGATTTGGGGGAAAGagaagaaggggaggaggaagaagaagaggggctTTTGACGGAGTGGACGTGGAATATAACGCGGCGAAAGAGTCGGGGGGAAGACGAAGGTGGTGGGCCCCACGAGGAGGGAAATATCGCGAATTATATGGGGGGTTGTTTGTTTTCGGCCTGTGATCTAGCTGCTGGTTACACGGCggctcgtctcgtctcgtttttttttctttttggtttttttgtttttttgttttgggggTTAGGGCATGTTTATTTCCGaaaacttttctaaaaacatcacctcgaatctttagatatataaataaagtattaaatatatatgaacattagaatcaattacacagttataaaataaatcgtgagacgaatcttttgagcctaattagaatatgattagtcataagtgctacggtaactgACACGTACTAATGcctgattaattagactcaaaagattcgtctcgtggtttctaggcgaaaCCCGAAAaccttccgatatccgatcaaatgtTCAACGTGACCCTTTTACTAAAAgcttttgccaactaaacaatGTCTAACTGTACAGGGCGGTTTTCTTTTATGGTGATGTCATTTCTGTTTTCggttttattgataaatgttTAAATGTTTTGATATGATTTACATCTTATTAGATTGtttaaatttagggttaaaTTGGAAATGTAAAAATGGATTTATTTGAGATATGTGATCTAGCTAGTGGTTGCTCCCCggataactttttttttttgaagcttTGCTATTTTAGGTTGATTAGTAAATTTAGTAtccaaatgtttgattttgttttgaggATTTGTATCTTATTGGATAACTTGACTTTATATATTGAGCTGTAACTGATATATAAGagattgttttgcttttgacATGTGAGCTAGTAGTTGCCTGTTGCATGGTGGCTcatcttatttttgttttgacgTTATTAGGAGTGGGTGTTTTTCTGTTGAGgtaatttttgtttcattgaTAAATCTAGTGGCAAGATGCTTACATATTTGAGTAGGACTTGTATTTTATTGGAGTACACAATTTCAAGGTTGAATTGCaactattataaatatgttgtttgtttatGCCATGTGGTCTAGTTATTCGTAATATGACAACTCACCTAATTCTCCCATTAACCCCATAATcaaagaaatatatttgacCTGTTTGCACACACGATTAActataaggaaaaaaagactCCAAACAAGATGAcagtcatttttttctttttccccaaAATTTGAGCTTTGGAGTGTATTTGTTGgttgcaaccaaaaattcAAGAATGGCATGGCTGAGTTCTTTGActtgataaaagataaaagataaaagattatcagattttttttaatagctacGTTCTCCAATTTTGGTTATACctaaatttcatttattaatcgatatatattatttatatatgtatagatttattgGCATCCATATGAAATAGGCAATGTATAAAGTTTCATATTCTAAAATGGATGTAATATTTAATAGCAAAATTAtctactataaaaataaaaaatccacTCTATAAAAATAGGATAATAAAattctatattaattttttttataaaatacttGGTTTAACCGTTCAGAAAACACACACATgaaagccaagaaataatacGCGGCAAAAGAATGCAATCATCagcttatttttctttttgagaagATAAACCTACAAGCAAATGAAATATTGGAttaagaaacaaagaaaaaagtatTGTATTCCTTTCTTCTTACAAAGATCATCGGATGACTTAATATATTCGCGACAGCTTGAAACAACGAATCAGCAAATTAAGGTTCATTGCATTAGACACCGATGGAACAGTAGAATCGTACTGGTACAGGTTTTTAATAAAGGAGCTGATCAATGGAAAACCTGCCGCAGAATTACAAAAGAAATGCTACAAATGCAAGATCCAAGATTTGATTGGCCGGCGCTGGACAAGAGGAAAACGTTAGCCTTCTCGGGAATTGAACTACAGCCAGATGACTGATCACATCAACAGAGATCGATCAAATCGAGTTCATCAGTGGAACACAAAAAAACTGTTTATCGTGTATGGATAAATCTTTTTACACATGGAATAAAGCATATTGCAGTAGAAACAAGAAAGATGATTAAGACGTACTTGTTGAGAGCAACTAATTTCTGTCTAGAATCCAAGCTTACGTACAGTGCAGGCCAGCTAAAAACGCCTAAATTTCGAGCCGTATTCTTATATTGCGTAGTCTGAAAACTTTTTGATATAATTTGCCGTATAAGTTAGGTATCGCGTATAGAGTAGTAATAGTTCGCCCCAGCTGGAGAAAAGCGAGCTAGCGTTTGCGTGGCAAAAGCGTACGTACCAGAAACTGAACTAacttagttaatttatttagtaaaAAACAACGGATGTGCCTTTTGTTGGCAAAGGGTAATCTTAAATTGTTAATCCTGAGTTTAGagcatacatacatacgttGACGTGCAATCCTTTTACGTATTCGTGAAAAAAGAGACAGGTGATGAATATATACGGATAGTAGGTACAATTGATAGATCATCGTGATGGATTGGATCCATGGGTTAGAGATTAGAAGAAGCTTAATCAGTAGCAGTCGATTGGTCAACGAAGTTGAGTGATGGTACGTGCTGGAACTGGAGaggaaaaacaacaaaatatcatGCGATGCGGTGTTTCAGGATGACAAAGACTGAATTAATAAAAACCATCGAGCCTGATGATCGAAACTGAGAGCACTATTTATATGGGCTGCGCTCTTTTATTGGTTCTTACGCTGCATGTTTTCTATACAGTTACCTTGTATATTgattaaatcatatttttatatgcaagTCTAACATCATTATACTTGTtagattaaattttcaacGTGCAGAAGTAAGTGCAATCAAAGGAGTAAAAATAGTAAGAAAACGATAATTTCAGCAACAAAAAGATCACACGGCTGATGGACATGGATATGTACAGCGTGTCATTCCAATCGCCAGCCGATTGCTGCAGAGGCCATCGATCCCCTCCCTCCCTATACGCGTCGCCGTGTACTAGTCCATTGATTGATGATGCATGCACACGGCTGATGGAACGATCTGGTCGCGTACGTACGGGGGGGTTGGGCGGGCGCGACACGATCGATGAATCCATCCATCTCCGGATTTCGCTTCAAGCCAACGCCTCCATCACTGCTGCACGCACACCCATCCCAACTGACGTCGCATCAAACGATCCAACGTGTATTTGCTTAGCGATCCATACTTTTTACATGGTCTTATGCTAAAAAAAACCGTGAACAATGCTACTGCCCGGCCCAGTCGCTAAAAACGTATGGTACACAACTTTTTGATCAGAGCCATGGGCGGATCGATTTAAGGCCCGGTCACCCGCCTGGCAGCACACGAAATAGCAAATGATAGACCGGCATAATACAGAAGAAAATATTCgggatatatttataaataaaaataatttatgagtaaaatttttatatacgtatttttctctaaaagcGAAGGCtgctttggtgaaaaaaaccataaaatcaactcaaaatttaaaataataaatttaaattttaacatataaatacaattataagcgaaaagatagtgTTGATTGGCTCGATGACTGAAACAGgaagaaattaataaatagaatTCAAGAGGTTTATATGACCCCGTTCTCAACAAATTTTGGTGGgacaatattttttccttcttctaaATCTACAATTCTTTTAGGATAATTAGCTAGCTCTACCGCTTCACTGGTACTGTAGTGTGTAATTTCCGTCTTGACTGAATAATCGGTCTCCTTAAACACGGCTCTCATCACATTTATTTACTCGGACCGAATCGACAATAAGGCATGCGCTGGCCGTCGCGTGCATTCaccttccattttttttttctcaatttccACACGCACAAATGCACAAGCAGCGATCGAGATGTGTGTTCGTTGAACAAATCAATACGGACTGTCCCCCTTAGTGCTACCTGATGTATTGCGAGATTCTAGTTACTGACAAGTAAGGGGTGATGATTTTAAACGGTATATTACAAATGAGTagtaatttttgaataaaacttatataatatatatatatatatattcatagcgATATAGAAGCTAAgctaggctaaaaaataaacgtaAGTAAAAACcctcaaatcaactctaaatttaaaattaaaattttaaattttaacttataaatataagcagaagttAAAAGATAGAGAACGTAAGTTATTACTACTATTTTAATACCAAAGTTTAAATCCAAACATGTACGCTAGTAATAGCACTGTATATTTATGCTTTCGGAGAACCGTCGATGCTATATTCCTATCTACTTTTTGGTTGGgtaattgtatttataaataaaaaataatttttgaataaaagttatatatatgtgtttttagttatctaaaagtaaaaagactgaaaattaaattgtgaTGAAAATACCTctaaatcaacttcaaaataaacatgggaaatttaaattttcctttatttacAAGTGTAAAGTAGAAGCAGAAAAAATAAGCGTGTGGTGC
This is a stretch of genomic DNA from Oryza brachyantha chromosome 1, ObraRS2, whole genome shotgun sequence. It encodes these proteins:
- the LOC102709211 gene encoding reticulon-like protein B9; this encodes MAIAVRTHRTTKLFGRERPLHDALGGHKAADIILWRDKKVSASILAGATVAWYLFEVADYHFLTLACYLAMLGMLVVFIWANASSFMNLPAPRIPETVMSERTTRQVILALHSRLTWFVHRLYDIACGKDIKMFILTVLSLYIASLIASCFSSLTLLYLVALGTMTLPALYENYENEVDHLVSTAVHDLKSHVGEMDSGVLRKIPRGRGATAN
- the LOC102711393 gene encoding leucine-rich repeat extensin-like protein 2, producing the protein MDSVPPAGVGGAVGPGYPESTESSPRSRGGDSWDEFPSSAAAAAAAAGAGRLRLMCSFGGRIVPRPTDKSLCYLGGETRIVAVERNATLADVHARLSRSLLAGQPFTLKYQLPNEDLDSLISVSTDEDLDNLVDEYDRIAATSSGGGSSRTSRIRLFLFPAKPESSSSLGSLLDDSSKSESWFVDALNSAISGSLDGIPRGISTDSASVNCLLGLEDDSSTHSRGGPPNSAPAEEQRANQQKLAAAAAVAAARHPHDVQSVPDSPMIDKNSSFGSTSSAPSLSNLPPIRVRPEDRPPDSRVAAPIPVEDHFAQMGISDHPVPPVGAYMQPPPQVPIPNMAVPSISPSDASSRVFSDDDKSDHGGGARKPQPPKQEVPPVADPTNRAMYYNDRSPPAELKREMPVGTDAASYRVPVPTQDAAAAAAAVAAAAPQPPAGYVYAQMHAPPPPQQQHPPQQQQQPVPQQYVTPQNQHFIHNPATGTFIPIQSYYHHPVPQQAPQPPIPQPVPQPQQSAAFDPNTGMYYIPMRPNAPQAYSMPPGATAVPPPTLVDTTPKPTVPIPQMGVKQPELQQPGLYRTTAAPAPVPASNAAPAYAGMGYHHVIQSHHHPAPQPAATMAGNFGYEYGDPTRAQVFYSQAAPPPTLPPQYQPMGSPDAGQADLKQARAS